One genomic window of Bradyrhizobium sp. B124 includes the following:
- a CDS encoding ABC transporter substrate-binding protein, which translates to MRRREFITLIGALGMAPPSVAVAQQSVGRTARIVYLGATGAAVLDPRQIEGFKQGLRENGLVEGRNIAVDYLWAEGDPARLVRLAEEVNKGGYDVIVTAGPQAVHALTRAGTKAPIVFAIVGDAIANGVVTSLARPTGNVTGLSMSNTDLESKRIEILKEAAPSVTRVMGLRDPSMGGGGLEEAAATAKALGVEFDPVEAGVEQFETAFAEAVRRGVNGLAVFASPFFNFHRARLIDLATRHRLPSIWEAVAYVREGGLLSYGPNFADMYRRSAGYVAKILNGARPADLPVEQPVRFELTVNLKTAQELAIAIPPTLLARAGDVIE; encoded by the coding sequence ATGAGGCGACGCGAATTCATCACGTTGATTGGTGCGTTGGGGATGGCGCCTCCGTCCGTTGCCGTCGCGCAGCAGAGTGTGGGCCGCACGGCACGGATCGTCTATCTCGGAGCAACAGGAGCTGCAGTACTCGACCCCCGCCAGATTGAGGGGTTCAAGCAGGGGCTGCGCGAGAACGGATTGGTCGAGGGCCGCAATATCGCCGTCGACTATCTCTGGGCCGAGGGCGATCCCGCCCGCCTCGTGCGACTCGCCGAGGAAGTCAATAAGGGCGGATACGACGTCATCGTGACGGCTGGTCCTCAGGCTGTCCACGCGTTGACCAGAGCTGGGACCAAGGCTCCTATAGTCTTTGCCATCGTCGGCGATGCAATCGCCAACGGTGTCGTCACATCACTGGCGCGGCCGACCGGCAATGTCACCGGTCTATCGATGTCGAACACCGATCTTGAAAGCAAACGCATCGAAATCCTCAAGGAGGCGGCGCCGTCGGTCACGCGTGTGATGGGGTTGCGCGACCCAAGCATGGGTGGGGGCGGGCTTGAGGAAGCTGCGGCAACTGCCAAGGCGCTCGGTGTCGAATTCGACCCCGTTGAAGCAGGAGTGGAGCAGTTCGAGACTGCGTTCGCGGAAGCTGTCCGCAGGGGCGTCAATGGGCTGGCGGTCTTCGCATCGCCTTTTTTCAATTTTCATCGCGCGCGACTGATTGATCTTGCCACACGTCATCGTCTGCCGTCGATCTGGGAGGCGGTGGCCTATGTCAGGGAGGGCGGTCTCTTGTCTTATGGTCCGAATTTCGCGGACATGTATCGCCGTTCAGCGGGGTATGTGGCAAAAATTCTAAACGGTGCAAGGCCGGCCGACTTGCCCGTGGAGCAGCCTGTGCGATTTGAGCTGACCGTGAACCTCAAGACAGCGCAGGAGCTTGCCATAGCTATTCCGCCGACGTTGCTGGCCCGCGCCGGCGATGTCATCGAATAG
- a CDS encoding ABC transporter substrate-binding protein, whose product MRRRELIFIFAGAAASSPFVARAQRPQQVRRIGVVMLYPENDPQGQLRATVFQRQLEKAGWTIGGNLQVSFRWGTGDAEWVRSATERALRDSPDVLLANGDAAMKAAQTSTQMIPVIFIGGGDPVGDGIVQSLAHPGGNVTGFTVMEPSLGAKLLGLLKQVAPQVARVAVLMNPDNATHKRILALLETAAPGFAVNVISASVREATAVEAAMSQWGQGADYGLIVPSDPTTNSQRKLFVELAARYRLPTIYALRAAVADGGLMSYGVDLIELFRQAAIYADRILKGEKPANLPVQLPTKFELVVNLKTAKGLGLDIPASLLATADEVIE is encoded by the coding sequence ATGAGGCGGCGCGAACTCATCTTTATTTTTGCAGGAGCCGCCGCCAGTTCTCCGTTTGTGGCTCGCGCGCAGCGGCCTCAGCAGGTGCGTCGGATCGGCGTCGTCATGTTGTACCCCGAGAACGATCCCCAGGGACAGCTCCGTGCCACAGTCTTTCAGCGCCAGCTCGAGAAGGCTGGCTGGACAATCGGCGGAAATCTCCAGGTTAGTTTCCGATGGGGTACCGGTGATGCCGAGTGGGTGCGATCTGCAACGGAGCGAGCCTTACGCGACTCACCCGACGTGCTGCTGGCGAATGGTGATGCGGCGATGAAGGCGGCACAGACGTCTACCCAGATGATCCCCGTCATCTTCATAGGTGGGGGCGATCCGGTGGGAGATGGCATAGTGCAAAGCCTCGCCCATCCTGGAGGCAATGTGACGGGCTTTACGGTGATGGAGCCAAGCTTGGGTGCGAAATTGCTTGGGCTACTCAAGCAAGTTGCGCCACAAGTGGCTCGCGTTGCCGTTTTGATGAATCCCGACAATGCTACGCACAAACGCATCCTTGCGTTGCTGGAAACCGCGGCTCCCGGCTTTGCCGTCAACGTCATTTCGGCTTCGGTGCGCGAAGCAACCGCGGTCGAAGCAGCAATGAGTCAATGGGGACAAGGGGCGGATTACGGTCTGATTGTGCCGTCCGATCCTACAACCAACTCTCAGCGTAAACTATTCGTTGAGCTCGCTGCACGTTATCGGTTGCCGACAATCTATGCGTTGCGTGCGGCCGTTGCCGATGGGGGCCTGATGTCCTATGGAGTCGACTTGATAGAGTTATTTCGACAGGCAGCCATCTATGCAGATCGCATTCTCAAGGGCGAGAAACCGGCTAACCTGCCGGTGCAGTTGCCGACTAAATTTGAGCTGGTGGTGAACTTGAAAACCGCGAAGGGCCTCGGCTTGGACATACCGGCCTCGCTACTTGCGACTGCCGACGAAGTGATCGAATAA
- a CDS encoding ABC transporter substrate-binding protein → MQRRKFIAVLSAAAMIWPFAARGQQPMPIIGLLSSTSSRDYAPMIGAFRKSLGEAGFVEGQNVKIEYVWADGQYERLPALAADLVRRQVSVIVAVTTPAALALKLATTTVPIVFAIGGDPVRTGLVDSLSRPGGNLTGAAHINVETAPKRLELMHELMPNVKIAGLLVNPTNPLAKSVVPAVQAAAGSLGLELQVLYARSDEELDAVFASLPGLGVGALIVGTDQLFTSRAEKLGATSLRLAMPAIYQYREFTAAGGVMSYGGSIIDSYHHAGLYVGRILKGEKPGDLPVQLSTKVELFFNLKSAKALGLTVSPGLLARADEVIE, encoded by the coding sequence ATGCAGCGGCGTAAGTTCATCGCGGTGCTGAGTGCGGCGGCGATGATCTGGCCGTTTGCCGCAAGAGGGCAGCAACCTATGCCGATAATCGGTTTGCTCAGCAGCACGTCGTCGCGCGACTATGCGCCCATGATCGGAGCATTTCGGAAGAGCCTTGGCGAGGCGGGCTTCGTCGAGGGCCAGAATGTGAAGATCGAGTATGTCTGGGCCGACGGGCAGTATGAGCGTCTGCCGGCGCTGGCGGCCGATCTGGTTCGTCGTCAGGTAAGCGTGATCGTTGCGGTCACCACGCCGGCGGCGTTGGCTCTGAAACTAGCGACCACGACCGTACCGATTGTCTTTGCGATTGGCGGCGATCCTGTACGGACAGGGCTCGTTGATAGCCTTAGCCGACCCGGCGGCAATCTTACAGGCGCGGCGCACATTAACGTCGAGACCGCGCCAAAGCGCCTCGAATTGATGCATGAATTGATGCCCAACGTGAAGATCGCTGGTCTTCTCGTCAACCCGACCAATCCCCTGGCTAAGTCTGTTGTACCGGCCGTTCAGGCAGCAGCCGGCTCACTGGGGCTCGAGCTGCAAGTATTGTACGCGCGCAGCGACGAAGAGCTGGACGCAGTGTTCGCCAGTCTGCCAGGGTTGGGCGTGGGCGCCCTGATAGTCGGCACCGATCAGCTCTTCACCAGCCGAGCAGAAAAACTAGGAGCGACCTCGCTTCGCCTGGCAATGCCTGCGATCTATCAGTATCGAGAATTCACCGCGGCTGGCGGTGTGATGAGCTATGGCGGGAGCATTATCGATTCGTACCACCACGCTGGCCTCTACGTCGGCCGGATTCTCAAAGGTGAGAAGCCTGGCGACCTGCCGGTACAGCTATCTACCAAAGTAGAGCTGTTCTTCAATTTGAAGAGCGCCAAGGCGCTCGGTCTTACTGTATCGCCCGGACTGCTTGCCCGAGCCGACGAGGTAATCGAATGA
- a CDS encoding ABC transporter substrate-binding protein → MRRRQFITLLGGTAVSLPLAVHAEQPAMPVIGFLCSGSADAFAPLVAAFRGGLKEAGYVEGRNIAIEFAWAAGQYDKLPSLAANLVKRQVTVIAAVGGAVAGLAAKAATSTIPIVVATGDDPVKYGLVGSLSRPTGNITGVTLFIDVLTGKRVEILAEVAPTAAFALLVNQRNPNAETEAYDARAAAQQTGRELRVLAASNEGEIATAFAALARQAGAALMIGTDTFFYSQPAQLVELAAQHAIPTIYFHRLFALAGGLIAYGVTFTDELRMAGRYVGRILAGEKPNKLPILQPSKFEMVINLKTAKALGLTLPATLLTRADQVIE, encoded by the coding sequence ATGCGACGACGCCAGTTCATCACGCTTCTCGGCGGCACGGCGGTGTCTTTGCCGCTGGCGGTGCACGCAGAGCAGCCGGCCATGCCGGTGATTGGATTTCTGTGCAGCGGATCGGCTGATGCCTTTGCCCCACTAGTGGCGGCCTTTCGCGGCGGCCTCAAAGAGGCCGGCTATGTCGAGGGGCGGAATATCGCCATTGAATTTGCGTGGGCGGCGGGCCAGTACGATAAGCTACCGTCGTTGGCCGCCAATCTGGTAAAACGCCAGGTTACCGTTATCGCGGCGGTGGGCGGTGCTGTCGCGGGGCTTGCGGCCAAGGCCGCCACATCAACTATCCCTATTGTGGTCGCGACCGGGGACGATCCGGTAAAATATGGCCTGGTCGGCAGTTTGAGCCGACCGACCGGGAATATCACGGGCGTAACTCTGTTTATCGACGTCCTGACGGGAAAGCGGGTCGAGATCCTCGCCGAGGTCGCGCCCACGGCCGCATTCGCCCTACTGGTCAATCAGCGTAATCCGAATGCCGAAACCGAAGCCTATGACGCGCGAGCGGCGGCGCAACAAACCGGCCGAGAACTGCGCGTATTGGCCGCGAGCAACGAGGGTGAGATTGCTACTGCATTCGCGGCACTCGCCCGACAGGCGGGCGCGGCTCTAATGATCGGCACCGATACATTCTTCTACAGTCAGCCGGCTCAGCTCGTCGAGCTTGCGGCTCAGCATGCCATACCGACGATCTATTTCCATCGCTTGTTCGCGCTCGCCGGTGGTCTAATCGCCTATGGCGTGACTTTCACAGACGAACTGCGCATGGCGGGACGATACGTCGGCCGAATCCTGGCGGGCGAGAAGCCGAACAAGTTGCCGATCTTACAGCCGAGCAAATTCGAAATGGTCATCAACCTCAAAACCGCCAAAGCGCTTGGTCTTACTCTACCGGCCACGCTACTTACCCGCGCCGACCAGGTGATCGAATAG